DNA from Streptomyces luteogriseus:
GGCGATCCGGGCGGCCCAGCCGCGGAACCGGTCCGCGTCGCCGGTGAACCGCTCCAGATCGCGGGCTATCTGAAGCCACGCCTCGGACGTCACGTCCTCGGCGTCGGGGTCGCCGACCAGTGTCCGTACGTACCCGAGCAGCCGCGGATGCACGGTGCGGTACACGGTCCGGAACGCGTTTTCGTCTCCGTCCTGTGCCGCGCGCACCGCGGCGGTCAGCTCCGCGTCGTCCCCCAGCACCGCGCGCCCTTCTGCGCCTCGACCGGCGCCGCTTTCGCGGACCGGGTTCTCGCCGTCGTGGTTGCCCAATTAGTGGTTGCGGTCACAAGCCCGCAGGTGGTTGCGGTGGTCTCGCCGCCTTCTCTGTTGGCGCGAATGGCACGTTACGACCTGAAACCATGCCCCGTCCATGTCCGTCCGAGATGCAACTAAGCCGTGACGGAGCGGGGTGTGACAGAAAACGCACACCGGGCGCTGTAGGAAGTACGGGCCGCCGCGCGGCCCGTGCCGCGCGACGGCCGGGGCCTCTCCTGTGGGGGGTGGCGGCCTCGGCCGTTGCCATGGCGGGCCCCCGCGGGGTCGCGGAGCCGCCCGGCCGTGCCGGCGGGTACTCGCGGAATCCCCTACTTCTGACGGCCGTTGGGCTGGGAGCGCTTGCCCTCGCTCCGGCTCGCGCCCGCGCCCTTGTCCCCGCCGTCGTCCGAGCCGTTGCCCGTGCCGTTGTGCGCGGCGGGTGCGCCGTCGTCCTCGGCGGGGCCACCGTTGGCGGGGCCACCGCTCACGCTCTTCGGCTCGTCCAGTTGTCCGGCGCAGTACGCCGTGACGTTCCTCTCACCGCCCGCGGCGGCCACCAGACGCTCCCATGACGTCGCCTCCATGGCCTTGCCGCGCCGGCCGACCCGCTCGTAGGCGCGGCAGTGGGCCTCGGTGTCCTCGGCGGGGGCGGGCCGGTCCGGGGAGGAACCGGTGCCGGGGCCGTGGCTGTCGCGGGAGGGCGGTTCCGACGGGTCGCGCGGGGCGCTGCTCGGGGCGGGCCTCCGCTCGGGGGCATCCTTCGTGCCGTCCTCCGGCGTTCCCGCCACGCCGATCGCCGCCACGGCGACACCGCCCAGCGTGAGACTGGCGAGCAGCACGGAGAGCGTCGTCTTCAGGGACCGGCCGAGGCGCCGCCGTTCCCGGGCGCGCCAGTCGTCCCGGCGGCGGGTGCGCGTGCGCAGGGCCCCGGCGTCCCGGGCGGCCCGGAAGGCGGCCACGGCCCGCTGCTCGGCCTGGGCGTCGACACCGTCCCGGACGAGGGAGGCGACGATCAGCGCCTCGACGTCGGCGTCGAGGAGGGCGTGCCGGGAACCACGGCCGGACAGCCCGCCGTCGCTCTGCCGTTCACCCATGTCCGTTTCCGTCCCTGCTCGATCCGATCGATCCGTCTGCCCGGCGGCGCCGGCCGGCCCGCCGGGCCCCAGTACGGCCCGCCGGTCCGCCCTGTTCAGGGCCCCGACCCCGTGCGACCCGGCCGGGCCGCACGCGAAACCGCCGGTTCCGCTACGTCGACTCACCCAGCGTCCGGGGAGCCTCATCCGTCACACTCGCCGCGCCCAGCTGCCCGGCGAGGCGCTTCAGACCCCGGTAGGCGGCCGTCCGTACCGCGCCCGGCCGTTTGCCCAGAACCCGCGCGGCGGCGGGGCCGTCGAGGCCGACCACGACACGCAGCAGCACGGCCTCGGCCTGGTCGCGCGGCAGCCCCCGGACCAGCTCCAGGGCGTGCTCGGTGGAGATGGCCTCCAGCGCCTGGTCGTGCGTGCTCTGCGGTCCCGGCAGTTCCAGGATGTCCTGCTCCAGCGCGGACGACCGGGGCCGTACCCGCTGCCGGCGCAGATGGTCCAGCGCCCGGTGCCGGGCGATGGTCGCCGTCCAGCCGCGGAAGCCGGCCCCGTCGCCCCGGAACCGCCCGAGGTCCCGGGCGATCTCCAGCCAGGCGTCGGACGCCACGTCCTCCGCGTCGTCCCCGACCAGGCCGCGCAGATAGCCGAGCAGTCCGGGCTGCACGAAGCGGTAGGCGACCGCGAAGGCCGCCTCGTCACCCTGCTGGGCCCGCGCGACGGCCGCGCCCAGTTCCCCGTCGTACGCCTGCCCACGCCGGGGTTCCGTTCCCTGACCCAAGTACCGTCCTCGTCCGTGCCGAGTGCGCGCCCTCCCACGCTCATCAGCGCCGGTCGGCGCGGAAGTGTCACAGCGCGTCAGGCGCCGGGCGCCCGCGACCGTTCGGGTCAACCCGGCCCGCCGTCCTCGGGAGCCCCGCCCCGCGGAGGTTTCGGCCAAGTGACGTACCGGGGACCTCTGCTCGCGATGCCACCGCCCACGAAAGGCGAGCGCCGTATGACACCCCGCCTCCTGCGCACCGCCGTCGCCACCGCCCTGGCCCTCGGCGCACTCGGACTGACCCAGCCCGCCCGGGCCACCCCCTCGGACGGTGTGCACACCGTCCGGGTGCCGGACGGCGACCCCCACGACCGGTCCCTCGCGCCGCGCACCACCGAGCCGTTCAGCCTGATCGGCGTCACCTGGGACGATCCGGACGCGGCCCTGGACGGCACCGCCGAGGTGCGCACCCGCTCCCGGGAGAGCGGCGCGTGGAGCGCGTGGCGCCCCCTGGAGACCGAAGGCCGTAGGCCCGAGACCGGCCCCGACCGCGACCGGGCCGGGGTGCGCGGCAGCACCCAGCCGCTGTGGACCGGGCCCTCGGACGGCGTCCAGGTGCGCCTGTCGGGCTCGCGCCTGCCGGAAGGGCTGCGGGTCGAACTGGTCGACCCCGAGGCCGGATCGGACGCGGTGCACACCGAGGCCGTCGATCCGGCCACCGCCCGGCCGGCCGCCGGTCCGCTGGCGGCCGAGCGTCCCGCCATGACGTCGCGTTCCGCCTGGGGCGCGGACGAGTCCCTGGTGAAGGACCCGCCCACCTACACCGGCGACACCAAGGCGGTGTTCGTCCACCACACGGCGGGCACCAACGACTACACCTGCTCCGAGTCGGCGTCGATCGTGCGCGGCGTGTTCCTCTACCACGTGCAGAGCAACGGCTGGAACGACATCGGCTACCACTTCCTCGTCGACAAGTGCGGCACCGTCTTCGAGGGCCGTGCGGGTGGCGTCGACAAGCCCGTCCTCGGCGCGCACACCTACGGGTTCAACACCGCCACCAGCAGTGTCTCGGTGCTCGGCGACTACTCCACGGCGGCCACCAACGCCGCGGTGCGCGCGTCGGTCGCGAAGGTCGCCGCGTGGAAGCTCGGCCTCTACGGCATCGACCCGACCGGGACGACCGTGCTGACCTCGGGTGCCGACAACGGCAAGTACAAGCTGGGCCAGAAGGTGACGTTCCACCGCATCTCCGGCCACCGCGACGGCTACCCGACCGAATGCCCCGGACAGCACCTCTACGACGACCTGCCAGAGATCCGCACCCTGGCCGCGAACGCCGGCACGCCGGCCGAGCCCGCCACGGAGCCGCCGGGACCCCTGGACGAGGACGAGGCCGGGAACGACGCCGCGGACGCGGGCGTACTCGGGCGGTGACGCTACCGCCGGGGCCCGGTGCTCACCGCGTCCCGGCACAGCAGCCGCAGCGATCCGTGTCCCGCGTAGCAGCGGCGCGCCTCCTCGATGGGGTCCCACAGGCGCCCGTCGGGGGTGCGGATCCAGTGGTCACCGCCGGTCGCCCACCATTCGGCGCCGGAGTGACGCGCCATCACCTCACCGGCGTAGGCGCCGAAGCCGCGCAGCACCTCCCGGACGGCGGCGTCGGGCGCTCCCTCCCGCCGTATCCCCTCGATCATCCGGTCGATGCTCCACAGGCTCTGCGCCGAGTAGTCGAGGCGCAGCCGTGCTCCCTCGCGCATCGTCGCCACTGTGTCCGCCGCCCATCGCAGCGGCTTCGCAGCCGCCGATGGCCTGGTCTCCGCTTGAGTCGTCACATCCCGGAAAGCGCTGCGGCGAAGCGTTTCGTCACCCGGATTCGGCGGCTTCCCCGAAGCAACGCAGGACCGCCCCACCTCGCCCAAGGGACAGTCACAGGACTCTTCCAGGAACGGGGTTTAGGCCGGTCGGGCGCCTGGGGACCCGCTCCCTCAGCCCTGTTGCCGGTTCCGGCGGGAGACCACCGCGCGCAGCACCCGGCGCCCCTCGACCGACACCTCCAGCGCCCGGCGCAGCCCGGCCGGGCCGTGTCCGGCGAGGACCTCCAGGACGGTGATCTGACGGCGCAGTTCGGCGGCGACGAGGGGCGACATGCCCTCCGTACGGCCCTCGCGGCGGGAGTCGACGGACGAGGCCTCGTCCTCGGCGGTGTCCAGGAGCCGGTGGATCTGGAGGGAGGCGACGGAACAGGCGTCGGCCCACACCCGGACTCCCGCGGCGGAGGGCTCGGCGGGAGCGGCCTCGAGCATCCGGTGGGCGAGCACGGCAGCCTCGTCCCCGGCGCCGGCCGCGTCCAGCTTGCCGCGCGCCTGCTCCAGCCGCTCACCCCACTCGCCGGCACCCGCACCGTCGCCGAGGCTCGCCCACAGCGGCCGCAGGATCTCGTCGTCGCCGCCCAGCAGGGGCACGCACCGATCCAAACAAGCCAGCCCGCTCGCGGCCAGCCCGCGTTCGTCGGCCTGTGCGATCAACTCCACCAGGCTCATCCACGCCTCCCTCCGCGGGCCGCCTCCGTGGCCCGATCAGGCCGCTGCCCGGCCTTCACCCCTTACGGAACCCGCACTTCCCCTTACTGCGTGCAACGGCCCCGGAGTGTCACAGGGGCACCACACCCAGCCTGTCGAGGAAGCGGAACAAGAGGTTTTCGGCCAGGGGGTCAGGGTCTGAAGTCAGTACGGCCACGAGGGCGTCGGCGTTCACCTCGCACCCGGCCTCGGCGGCCCAGCGCACGGCACGCTCGGCGGCTTCGCCGGGTTCCAGGAAGTAGTCCTCCAGCGTGAGGCTCTCCCGGCCCGCCCCCAGATACCCGGCCATGGCCGAGCGCGCGAGACAGGTCGTCCACGCCCCGCTCTCCGGGGCCGCGGCCTCCAGCACCACGCACTCGCTGTTCATGACGTACCCGAAGAGCGCGGGCGCCCCGGTCTCCCGGGCGAGGGCGTTCATGTTCCCGATGTCGCCGTCCCTGCTCGGGTACTCCCACACCTGCCATCCGCCCGGCGCCGAGGCGCGCCGCGTCGGACCGTCCCCGGCCCCCGCCAGCGCCGTCAGTTCCGGCAGCGGCCGCTCCCCCCGGCCCACGACGAAGTATCCCCAGTAGCCCATGTCCCGGTTCCCCCCGGCATATTCGATGCTCCTCGCGAGAAGACCACCACAGCCGTACGGGAGTTCGCAGCCGTATGGGCCAATTCGTGCCGGTCAGCCGAGCCTGTCCGCCAGCGCCCGGAACTGCGCCCAGGACAGCTCGGGCTCGCCCGGGTCCCACAGCTTCTGGACGGTCGCCCGCAGCGGCATCCGGATCCCGGCCGCCACCTGGTCCTGCGTCTGGGAGTCCGCCAGGTCGCACCAGACGGCGAAGGTCCCGCCGAGGATCTGGCCGTCGTAGCGCGCCGGCACGCCAGCGGTGCCGCGCAGCACCCGCGGTGTCCACTGCTCGTAGATCCGCTGCCCCGTCGGGTAGACGAAGGTCTGCGGCTCGCCGAGCACGTAGTACAGGAACTCGTCGTTGTAGTTGATCACCTTGCGGCCCGCCTGGAGGTACTCCAGGGGCGCCCGGGCGCCGATCTCCTTGCCGGTCCAGTAGGCGACCTGGATGTCCTTGGCGGCCTGCACGGAGGTGCCGCGGAAGAAGCCGTCGTTCCACGCCCGCGGGACGCGATCGTGCTTGCGGACGGTGTCGGCCCGGTCGTTCAGCCAGCCGGTCGTCAGGTCGGCGACCGTCGCGCCGGAGCCGTACTTCTCCTGGGCGGCCGCGGCCAGCTGGGGGAACGACGCCTCCGGGTCGGAGCGGACCAGCGCCTGGTACTCGTCGGCCCCGAGGTGCCAGGGCTTGCCGGGGAAGAGCCCCGCGTACTCGTTCAGCAGCTCGTCGACGATCTCGGCGCTCTCGGGCTTGGAGATGTCGATGGCGCCCTGCACAGCCGACCCCTGTGCGGTGCGCAGCTGCAGGTCGGGGTGGGCGCGGAGGACCGCGCCCAGGTGCCCGGGCGAGTCGATCTCGGGCACGACGGTGATGTGCCGGCTCTCCGCGAGGTCGACGATCTTCCGCACCTGCGCCTTGGTCAGATGCGGCTGGGACACGATCTCCGGCTGCGCGTCGGACTCGATCCGGAAGCCCTGGTCGTCGGAGAAGTGCAGCCCCAGCTCGTTGTACTTCAGGTCGCCCAGTTCCCGGACCCGGTCCTCGATCCAGCCGGCCGTGAAGTTCTTGCGGGCGATGTCCAGCATGAACCCGCGCTGCGGCTTGGCCGGTTCGTCCTTCACCACGCCCTCGGGCGCCGTGCCGCCGTCGTGGGTCTCCTGCTTGAGCGTGCGGGTGCCGTAGAAGACCCCCGCGTCGGTGGGCCCGTCGATCTCCACCCGCCCGTCGCGCACGGTCATCGTGTACGACTCCGGGTTCGCGCCCTTGTCGCCGTTCAGCGCCAGCCGCAGGTCCCCGGCCTTCTTGTCGCCCTTCTCGCCCGCGTACGTCATCCCGAGCTCGCCGGCGACCAGCCGTCCCTCGTCGGCCAGCGCCGGGTCGTCCACGACCACCCGGTTGCCCTTCTCCGGCTGCCAGCCCGGGCCGCGCGCCGGCTCGTGGTCCCGTACGGCGGGGATGGTGCGGGGCGTCTCGGACAGGGGGTAGGAGCGGGTCGGGCTGGGGGCCGCTTCCGGTGCCCTGTCCGGGGGCGCCGCCGCGGTGGCGCCCTGCGAGGATCCGGCCTCCGATCCGGTGGACCCGCCGTCACCCCCCGAGGACGCCCAGAGCCCGAGACTCACCCCGGCCGCGACCACGACCAGGGCTACAGCCATGGCCACGACCAGCACCTGCCGCTGCTTCTCCTGCTTCGCCGTCCGGCGCCTGTGCTGACTCACACGGCCAACCTAAAACCCGGGGCCGCTCGGCGCGCGTCCACCACGCGTTCCGAAACTCTCCCTCCCGGGTGAAAATTCAGGCATCCTTCGGACACGCCGTGGTCGTACTCGATAGCGTGACGTCACATCTCTCACAACTTGCCCTGCCGACACACGTGACGCCCACGAGGACCCACGCTGCCTGCGCACCGTCTCCCAGACCTCCCCGGCCGCCTCGCCATACCGGTGGAGCACTTCAACGCAGCCTCCGAGGAGGACCTGGAGCAGGCCCTCCTCTCCTGCCTGCGCAGCCGCCGCTGGGCCGGGCGTGTCGCGGACCACCGTCCCTATCCGGACCTGGACTCCCTGCTGGCCGCGGCGGACGAGGCCGCCTACGACCTCGGCTGGTCCGACCTCACCGAAGCACTGGCGGCCGAGCCGCTGCCCACGCTCCCGCCGGACAGCTACTCCGCGGCCCACACCGCCCTCAACGCGGCCCACGCCGCCTACGAGGCCCGCTTCGGACACGTGTTCGTCATCTGCCTGGACGGTTTGTCCCCGTCGGAGACCCTGGACCGCCTCCTCGCGGCCATCCGGTCACGATTGACCAACGATCCCGAAGAGGAGCGGGCGGTCGTGGCCGATGAACTCCGGCGCCTGGCGAGCGGGCGGCTGGTCAGCGCCCTCAGGGCCGCGGGGAACTGCGCGAACAACCACAGCGCACCCGCACCCGGCCGATAACAGGGCACCCCACCCCAGAAGCCGTTTCCGCTAGCCCGTACGCATGCCAGTTTGATCACACAGCCAGACCCCGGCGCAGCCCGGCCGCAACGCATCGCTACGATGCTGGGGGCCGGTGGACCGTACCCGGCCGGGCCCGACCGACACACCAAGCCGGCGCGGCCCCAATCCCCGCTCCCGGAGGAAACTTCCGTGCCGGCTGGAACGCTGTACCGCGGCCGGGAAGGAATGTGGTCCTGGGTGGCTCATCGAGTCACCGGCGTCCTCATCTTCTTCTTCCTGTTCGTTCACGTGCTGGACACCGCTCTCGTCCGTGTGTCCCCGGAGGCCTACGACACCGTCGTGGCCACGTACAAGACGCCGATCGTCGCGCTGCTGGAGTACGGCCTCGTCGCCGCCATCCTCTTTCACGCGCTCAACGGTCTGCGCGTCATCGCTGTCGACTTCTGGATCAAGGGCGCCCGCTACCAGAAGCAGATGCTCTGGACCGTCGTCGCCCTGTGGGTCGTGCTGATGCTGGGGGCCATCTACCCCGTCCTCGGCCACGCCGCTCGTGAACTGTTCGGGAGCTGACGCCAATGTCCACGACTGAGAAGTCCGCTGCCGGTGTCGGCCCCGTCGAGGGTGGCGCCGTCTACACCGTCGACAACCCGGCGCCCTTCATCGAGGCCCCGCGCCAGCGCACCAAGAAGACCCCCAAGAGCACCCGGGGCAACTTCGAGCTGGCCGCCTGGCTGTTCATGCGCCTGTCGGGCGTGGTGCTGGTCGTCCTGGTTCTCGGCCACCTGCTGATCCAGCTCGTGCTGGACGGCGGCGTCTCCAAGATCGGCTTCGCCTTCGTGGCGGGCCGCTGGGCGTCCCCGTTCTGGCAGGTCTGGGACCTGCTGATGCTGTGGCTCGCCATGCTGCACGGCGCCAACGGCCTGCGCACGGTCATCAACGACTACGCGGAGCGCGCGAACACCCGGCTGTGGCTCAAGGGCCTGCTCTACACCGCCACGGTGTTCACCATCCTGCTGGGCACGCTGGTGATCTTCACCTTCGACCCGAACATCCGCTAGGCACGGGGTTGCGAGAATCATGAAGATCCACAAGTACGACACCGTCATCGTCGGCGCCGGTGGCGCGGGCATGCGCGCGGCCATCGAGTCCACGAAGCGCAGCCGCACCGCCGTGCTGACCAAGCTGTACCCCACCCGCTCCCACACGGGCGCCGCGCAGGGCGGCATGGCCGCCGCGCTCGCCAACGTGGAGGAGGACAACTGGGAGTGGCACACCTTCGACACGGTCAAGGGCGGTGACTACCTGGTCGACCAGGACGCCGCCGAGATCCTGGCGAAGGAGGCCATCGACTCGGTCCTGGACCTCGAGAAGATGGGCCTGCCGTTCAACCGCACGCCGAACGGCACCATCGACCAGCGCCGCTTCGGCGGTCACAGCCGCAACCACGGTGAGGCCCCGGTCCGCCGTTCCTGCTACGCGGCCGACCGCACCGGCCACATGATCCTCCAGACGCTGTACCAGAACTGCGTCAAGGAGGGCGTGGAGTTCTACAACGAGTTCTACGTCCTGGACCAGCTGATCACCGAGGTCGACGGCGTCAAGAAGTCGGCGGGCGTCGTGGCGTACGAACTCGCCACCGGCGAGATCCACGTCTTCCAGGCGAAGTCCGTGGTCTACGCGTCCGGCGGCTGCGGCAAGTTCTTCAAGGTGACGTCGAACGCGCACACGCTGACCGGTGACGGCCAGGCGGCCGTCTACCGCCGCGGGCTGCCGCTGGAGGACATGGAGTTCTTCCAGTTCCACCCGACCGGCATCTGGCGCATGGGCATCCTGCTGACGGAGGGCGCCCGCGGTGAGGGCGGCATCCTCCGCAACAAGGACGGCGAGCGCTTCATGGAGAAGTACGCGCCGGTCATGAAGGACCTCGCGTCCCGTGACGTCGTCTCCCGCTCCATCTACACGGAGATCCGTGAGGGCCGCGGCTGCGGTCCCGAGGGCGACCACGTCTACCTCGACCTCACGCACCTCCCGCCGGAGCAGCTGGACGCGAAGCTCCCGGACATCACGGAGTTCGCGCGCACCTACCTCGGCATCGAGCCCTACACGGACCCGATCCCGATCCAGCCCACCGCTCACTACGCCATGGGCGGCA
Protein-coding regions in this window:
- a CDS encoding 2-oxo-4-hydroxy-4-carboxy-5-ureidoimidazoline decarboxylase, yielding MEHFNAASEEDLEQALLSCLRSRRWAGRVADHRPYPDLDSLLAAADEAAYDLGWSDLTEALAAEPLPTLPPDSYSAAHTALNAAHAAYEARFGHVFVICLDGLSPSETLDRLLAAIRSRLTNDPEEERAVVADELRRLASGRLVSALRAAGNCANNHSAPAPGR
- the sdhA gene encoding succinate dehydrogenase flavoprotein subunit; protein product: MKIHKYDTVIVGAGGAGMRAAIESTKRSRTAVLTKLYPTRSHTGAAQGGMAAALANVEEDNWEWHTFDTVKGGDYLVDQDAAEILAKEAIDSVLDLEKMGLPFNRTPNGTIDQRRFGGHSRNHGEAPVRRSCYAADRTGHMILQTLYQNCVKEGVEFYNEFYVLDQLITEVDGVKKSAGVVAYELATGEIHVFQAKSVVYASGGCGKFFKVTSNAHTLTGDGQAAVYRRGLPLEDMEFFQFHPTGIWRMGILLTEGARGEGGILRNKDGERFMEKYAPVMKDLASRDVVSRSIYTEIREGRGCGPEGDHVYLDLTHLPPEQLDAKLPDITEFARTYLGIEPYTDPIPIQPTAHYAMGGIPTNVEGEVLADNTTVVPGLYAAGEVACVSVHGANRLGTNSLLDINVFGKRAGIAAAEYAQKADFVELPENPAELVVAQVERLRDATGTERVAELRRELQETMDANVMVFRTEQTIKTAVEKIAELRERYKNVSIQDKGKRFNTDLLEAVELGNLLDLAEVMAVSALARKESRGGHYREDYPNRDDVNFMRHTMAYREVGADGSETVRLDYKPVVQTRYQPMERKY
- a CDS encoding RNA polymerase sigma factor produces the protein MGQGTEPRRGQAYDGELGAAVARAQQGDEAAFAVAYRFVQPGLLGYLRGLVGDDAEDVASDAWLEIARDLGRFRGDGAGFRGWTATIARHRALDHLRRQRVRPRSSALEQDILELPGPQSTHDQALEAISTEHALELVRGLPRDQAEAVLLRVVVGLDGPAAARVLGKRPGAVRTAAYRGLKRLAGQLGAASVTDEAPRTLGEST
- the sdhC gene encoding succinate dehydrogenase, cytochrome b556 subunit: MPAGTLYRGREGMWSWVAHRVTGVLIFFFLFVHVLDTALVRVSPEAYDTVVATYKTPIVALLEYGLVAAILFHALNGLRVIAVDFWIKGARYQKQMLWTVVALWVVLMLGAIYPVLGHAARELFGS
- a CDS encoding N-acetylmuramoyl-L-alanine amidase, whose amino-acid sequence is MTPRLLRTAVATALALGALGLTQPARATPSDGVHTVRVPDGDPHDRSLAPRTTEPFSLIGVTWDDPDAALDGTAEVRTRSRESGAWSAWRPLETEGRRPETGPDRDRAGVRGSTQPLWTGPSDGVQVRLSGSRLPEGLRVELVDPEAGSDAVHTEAVDPATARPAAGPLAAERPAMTSRSAWGADESLVKDPPTYTGDTKAVFVHHTAGTNDYTCSESASIVRGVFLYHVQSNGWNDIGYHFLVDKCGTVFEGRAGGVDKPVLGAHTYGFNTATSSVSVLGDYSTAATNAAVRASVAKVAAWKLGLYGIDPTGTTVLTSGADNGKYKLGQKVTFHRISGHRDGYPTECPGQHLYDDLPEIRTLAANAGTPAEPATEPPGPLDEDEAGNDAADAGVLGR
- a CDS encoding succinate dehydrogenase hydrophobic membrane anchor subunit, with the translated sequence MSTTEKSAAGVGPVEGGAVYTVDNPAPFIEAPRQRTKKTPKSTRGNFELAAWLFMRLSGVVLVVLVLGHLLIQLVLDGGVSKIGFAFVAGRWASPFWQVWDLLMLWLAMLHGANGLRTVINDYAERANTRLWLKGLLYTATVFTILLGTLVIFTFDPNIR
- a CDS encoding beta-N-acetylhexosaminidase; translated protein: MAVALVVVAAGVSLGLWASSGGDGGSTGSEAGSSQGATAAAPPDRAPEAAPSPTRSYPLSETPRTIPAVRDHEPARGPGWQPEKGNRVVVDDPALADEGRLVAGELGMTYAGEKGDKKAGDLRLALNGDKGANPESYTMTVRDGRVEIDGPTDAGVFYGTRTLKQETHDGGTAPEGVVKDEPAKPQRGFMLDIARKNFTAGWIEDRVRELGDLKYNELGLHFSDDQGFRIESDAQPEIVSQPHLTKAQVRKIVDLAESRHITVVPEIDSPGHLGAVLRAHPDLQLRTAQGSAVQGAIDISKPESAEIVDELLNEYAGLFPGKPWHLGADEYQALVRSDPEASFPQLAAAAQEKYGSGATVADLTTGWLNDRADTVRKHDRVPRAWNDGFFRGTSVQAAKDIQVAYWTGKEIGARAPLEYLQAGRKVINYNDEFLYYVLGEPQTFVYPTGQRIYEQWTPRVLRGTAGVPARYDGQILGGTFAVWCDLADSQTQDQVAAGIRMPLRATVQKLWDPGEPELSWAQFRALADRLG